In a single window of the Streptomyces cinnabarinus genome:
- the coxB gene encoding cytochrome c oxidase subunit II, giving the protein MSPNGSDRSPRRPMRRKLLQAMTAGLVLATATGCTYKDFPRLGMPTPTTEEAPRILSLWQGSWAAALATGVLVWGLILWSTIFHRRSRTKVEVPPQTRYNMPIEALYTVVPLIIVSVLFYFTARDESKLLELKDNPDVTINVVGFQWSWCFNYVENVDGSTGDATKSKELNAIPDRFKDDFPANAGGVYDCGTPATRNPQTGNPGPTLWLPEGKRVRFVLTSRDVIHSFWVVPFLMKQDVIPGHTNAFEVTPNQEGTFLGKCAELCGVDHSRMLFNVKVVSQERYEQHLQELVKKGQTGYVPAGIAQTSHEKNRETNNL; this is encoded by the coding sequence GTGAGTCCCAACGGCTCCGACCGCTCGCCGCGGCGCCCGATGCGGCGGAAGCTGCTGCAGGCAATGACCGCGGGCCTGGTCCTGGCGACCGCCACCGGTTGCACATACAAGGACTTCCCCCGCCTTGGTATGCCCACCCCGACCACGGAAGAGGCTCCGCGGATCCTCTCCCTGTGGCAGGGATCGTGGGCCGCCGCGCTGGCCACCGGCGTGCTGGTGTGGGGCCTGATTCTGTGGAGCACGATCTTCCACCGGCGCAGCCGGACCAAGGTCGAGGTTCCTCCGCAGACCCGGTACAACATGCCGATCGAGGCGCTGTACACGGTCGTCCCGCTGATCATCGTCTCGGTGCTGTTCTACTTCACGGCCCGCGACGAGTCGAAGCTCCTCGAGCTCAAGGACAATCCCGACGTCACCATCAATGTCGTCGGCTTCCAGTGGAGCTGGTGCTTCAACTACGTCGAGAACGTCGACGGTTCCACTGGTGACGCCACCAAGAGCAAGGAACTGAACGCGATCCCGGACCGCTTCAAGGACGACTTCCCGGCCAACGCCGGCGGCGTCTACGACTGCGGCACCCCGGCCACGCGGAACCCGCAGACCGGCAACCCGGGCCCGACCCTGTGGCTGCCGGAGGGCAAGCGGGTCCGCTTCGTGCTGACCTCGCGTGACGTCATCCACTCCTTCTGGGTGGTGCCGTTCCTGATGAAGCAGGACGTCATCCCGGGCCACACCAACGCCTTCGAGGTGACGCCCAACCAGGAGGGCACCTTCCTGGGCAAGTGCGCCGAGCTCTGCGGCGTCGACCACTCGCGGATGCTGTTCAACGTGAAGGTCGTCTCCCAGGAGCGCTACGAGCAGCACCTTCAGGAACTCGTGAAGAAGGGGCAGACCGGTTACGTTCCCGCCGGCATCGCGCAGACGAGCCACGAGAAGAACCGGGAGACGAACAACCTGTGA
- a CDS encoding cysteine desulfurase/sulfurtransferase TusA family protein produces the protein MSYFDAASSAPLHSVARQALLASLDEGWADPARLYREGRRARMLLDAAREAAAEAVGCRPDELSFTASGTQAVHAGIAGALAGRRRVGRHLIVSAVEHSSVLHSAEIHEREGGSVTRVTVDRSGAADPAVYAAALRPDTALACLQTANHEVGTEQPVAEVAGVCREAGVPLLVDAAQSLGWGAVGGDWSLLAASAHKWGGPSGVGLLVVRKGVRFAAQGPVDERESGRAPGFENLPAIVAAAASLRAVRAEAVQEAARLRELTERIRARVPELVPDVEVVGDPVRRLPGIVTFSCLYVDGETLLHELDRAGFSVSSGSSCTSSTLTPSHVLKAMGVLSEGNVRVSLPLGTPEEDVTRFLEVLPGAVASVREKLGAPAPRTAVQEDTLVVDALGKRCPIPVIELAKVIGEVPIGGTVRVLSDDEAARLDIPAWCEMRDQEYVGEEPAERGTAYVVRRLT, from the coding sequence GTGTCCTATTTCGATGCTGCTTCCAGTGCTCCGCTCCATTCCGTCGCTCGTCAGGCGCTGTTGGCCTCCCTTGATGAAGGGTGGGCCGATCCTGCGCGGTTGTACCGGGAAGGGCGACGGGCTCGGATGCTGCTGGACGCTGCCCGGGAAGCCGCTGCCGAAGCCGTGGGATGCCGGCCTGATGAGCTGAGCTTCACCGCCTCCGGCACCCAGGCCGTGCATGCCGGGATCGCGGGGGCGTTGGCCGGGCGGCGGCGGGTGGGACGTCACCTCATCGTGTCAGCCGTTGAACACTCTTCCGTGCTCCATTCGGCCGAAATCCATGAGAGGGAGGGCGGCTCGGTCACCCGGGTGACCGTCGACCGGTCGGGAGCCGCGGATCCCGCCGTCTACGCGGCAGCCCTTCGCCCTGACACCGCGCTGGCCTGCCTTCAGACGGCGAACCATGAGGTGGGGACCGAGCAGCCGGTGGCCGAGGTGGCCGGGGTGTGCCGGGAGGCCGGGGTGCCGTTGCTGGTGGACGCGGCGCAGTCGTTGGGGTGGGGGGCGGTCGGCGGAGACTGGTCGTTGCTGGCGGCCAGTGCGCACAAGTGGGGTGGGCCGTCCGGGGTCGGGCTGCTCGTCGTGCGTAAAGGGGTGCGGTTCGCCGCTCAAGGGCCCGTGGACGAGCGGGAGTCCGGGCGGGCGCCGGGGTTCGAGAACCTGCCGGCGATCGTGGCGGCGGCCGCCTCGCTGCGGGCGGTGCGGGCCGAGGCGGTCCAGGAGGCGGCGCGGCTGCGGGAGCTGACGGAGCGGATCCGGGCGCGGGTGCCGGAACTGGTGCCGGACGTGGAGGTGGTGGGCGATCCGGTGCGGCGGCTGCCCGGGATCGTCACCTTCTCCTGTCTCTATGTCGACGGGGAGACTCTGCTGCACGAGCTGGACCGTGCCGGTTTCTCCGTCTCGTCCGGATCGTCCTGCACGAGCAGCACCCTGACGCCCAGCCATGTGCTGAAGGCGATGGGTGTACTGAGCGAGGGGAATGTCCGGGTCTCCCTGCCGTTGGGGACTCCGGAGGAGGACGTGACGCGGTTCCTGGAGGTGCTGCCGGGAGCGGTGGCCTCGGTACGGGAGAAGCTGGGCGCACCGGCGCCGAGGACCGCCGTACAGGAGGACACCCTGGTCGTCGACGCCCTGGGCAAGCGGTGCCCGATCCCGGTCATCGAACTGGCGAAGGTCATCGGAGAGGTGCCGATCGGCGGCACCGTCCGGGTCCTCTCCGACGACGAGGCGGCCCGCCTGGACATCCCCGCGTGGTGCGAGATGCGGGACCAGGAGTACGTAGGAGAGGAGCCGGCGGAGCGGGGGACGGCGTATGTAGTACGCCGGTTGACCTGA
- a CDS encoding HesB/IscA family protein produces MSVSDETSTVTDGIVLTDAAASKVRALLDQEGRDDLALRVAVQPGGCSGLRYQLFFDERSLDGDVEKDFDGVKVVTDRMSAPYLGGATIDFVDTIEKQGFTIDNPNATGSCACGDSFS; encoded by the coding sequence ATGTCCGTATCGGACGAGACCAGCACCGTCACCGACGGCATCGTCCTGACCGACGCCGCCGCGTCCAAGGTCAGGGCCCTGCTCGACCAGGAAGGCCGGGACGACCTCGCCCTGCGCGTCGCCGTCCAGCCCGGCGGCTGCTCCGGCCTGCGCTACCAGCTCTTCTTCGACGAGCGCTCTCTCGACGGCGACGTGGAGAAGGACTTCGACGGCGTCAAGGTCGTCACCGACCGCATGAGCGCGCCGTACCTGGGCGGCGCCACCATCGACTTCGTCGACACGATCGAGAAGCAGGGCTTCACGATCGACAACCCGAACGCCACCGGCTCCTGCGCCTGCGGCGACTCCTTCAGCTGA
- the nadA gene encoding quinolinate synthase NadA — protein sequence MTTAQTQELDVQPTPLALLLLGREADPKSERGVECPGELPSPSDPDLVERARVAKEKLGDKVFVLGHHYQRDEVIQFADVTGDSFKLARDAAARPEAEYIVFCGVHFMAESADILTGDEQKVVLPDLAAGCSMADMATAEQVAECWDVLTEAGIAEQVVPVSYMNSSADIKAFTGKHGGTICTSSNAKRALDWAFEQGEKVLFLPDQHLGRNTAVRDMGMSLEDCVLYNPHKPNGGLTAEELRAAKMILWRGHCSVHGRFSLDSVNDVRERIPGVNVLVHPECKHEVVAAADYVGSTEYIIKALEAAPAGSKWAIGTELNLVRRLANRFAPEGKEIVFLDKTVCFCSTMNRIDLPHLVWTLESLAEGNLVNRIEVDKETEAFAKLALERMLALP from the coding sequence GTGACCACCGCCCAGACCCAGGAGCTCGACGTACAGCCGACGCCCCTCGCCCTGCTGCTCCTCGGCCGTGAGGCCGACCCGAAGAGCGAGCGCGGTGTGGAGTGCCCCGGCGAACTGCCCTCGCCGTCCGACCCGGACCTGGTCGAGCGCGCCCGCGTGGCCAAGGAGAAGCTCGGCGACAAGGTCTTCGTGCTCGGCCACCACTACCAGCGCGACGAGGTCATCCAGTTCGCGGACGTCACCGGCGACTCCTTCAAGCTCGCCCGGGACGCGGCCGCGCGCCCCGAGGCCGAGTACATCGTCTTCTGCGGTGTGCACTTCATGGCGGAGTCCGCGGACATCCTGACCGGTGACGAGCAGAAGGTGGTCCTGCCCGACCTCGCCGCCGGGTGCTCGATGGCCGACATGGCCACCGCCGAGCAGGTCGCCGAGTGCTGGGACGTGCTGACCGAGGCCGGGATAGCCGAGCAGGTCGTGCCGGTGTCGTACATGAACTCGTCCGCCGACATCAAGGCGTTCACGGGCAAGCACGGCGGCACGATCTGTACCTCCTCCAACGCCAAGCGGGCCCTGGACTGGGCGTTCGAGCAGGGCGAGAAGGTCCTCTTCCTGCCCGACCAGCACCTCGGCCGCAACACCGCGGTCCGCGACATGGGCATGTCCCTGGAGGACTGCGTCCTCTACAACCCGCACAAGCCGAACGGCGGCCTGACCGCCGAGGAGCTGCGCGCCGCCAAGATGATCCTGTGGCGCGGCCACTGCTCGGTGCACGGCCGGTTCTCGCTGGACTCGGTCAACGACGTGCGCGAGCGCATCCCGGGCGTCAACGTCCTGGTCCACCCGGAGTGCAAGCACGAGGTCGTGGCCGCGGCGGACTACGTCGGCTCGACCGAGTACATCATCAAGGCGCTGGAGGCGGCCCCGGCCGGTTCCAAGTGGGCCATCGGCACCGAGCTGAACCTGGTCCGCCGACTGGCGAACCGGTTCGCGCCGGAGGGCAAGGAGATCGTCTTCCTCGACAAGACGGTCTGCTTCTGCTCCACCATGAACCGCATCGACCTCCCCCACCTGGTCTGGACCCTGGAGTCCCTGGCCGAGGGCAACCTCGTCAACCGCATCGAGGTCGACAAGGAGACCGAGGCGTTCGCGAAGCTGGCGCTGGAGCGGATGCTGGCACTGCCGTAG
- a CDS encoding carbohydrate kinase family protein, whose product MRIAVTGSIATDHLMTFPGRFADQLVADQLHTVSLSFLVDNLDVRRGGVGANIAFGMGQLGTRPILAGAAGFDFDEYRAWLDRHGVDTDSVRISETLHTARFVCTTDADHNQIGSFYTGAMSEARLIELKTVADRVGGLDLVLIGADDPEAMLRHTEECRSRGIPFAADFSQQIARMNGDEIRILLDGATYLFSNEYEKGLIETKTGWSDAEILAKVGHRVTTLGSRGVRIERQGEDPIEVGCAEEERKADPTGVGDAFRAGFLSGLAWGVSLERAAQVGCMLATLVIETVGTQEYQLRRGHFMERFTKAYGDEAAAEVKGYLS is encoded by the coding sequence GTGCGCATCGCAGTCACCGGCTCCATCGCCACCGACCACCTCATGACCTTCCCCGGCCGCTTCGCCGACCAGCTCGTCGCGGACCAGCTGCACACGGTCTCGCTGTCCTTCCTGGTCGACAACCTGGACGTCCGCCGGGGCGGCGTCGGCGCGAACATCGCCTTCGGCATGGGCCAGCTCGGCACCCGGCCGATCCTGGCCGGCGCCGCGGGCTTCGACTTCGACGAGTACCGCGCCTGGCTGGACCGCCACGGCGTCGACACCGACTCGGTGCGCATCTCCGAGACCCTGCACACCGCGCGCTTCGTGTGCACCACCGACGCCGACCACAACCAGATCGGCTCCTTCTACACCGGCGCGATGAGCGAGGCCCGCCTCATCGAGCTGAAGACCGTCGCGGACCGGGTCGGCGGCCTCGACCTGGTCCTCATCGGCGCCGACGACCCCGAGGCGATGCTCCGCCACACCGAGGAGTGCCGCTCCCGCGGTATCCCCTTCGCCGCGGACTTCTCCCAGCAGATCGCCCGGATGAACGGCGACGAGATCCGGATACTGCTCGACGGGGCGACGTACCTCTTCTCCAACGAGTACGAGAAGGGCCTCATCGAGACCAAGACCGGCTGGTCGGACGCGGAGATCCTGGCCAAGGTCGGCCACCGTGTCACGACCCTCGGCTCGCGGGGTGTCCGTATCGAGCGGCAGGGCGAGGACCCCATCGAGGTCGGCTGCGCCGAGGAGGAGCGCAAGGCCGACCCCACGGGTGTCGGCGACGCGTTCCGTGCGGGGTTCCTGTCCGGTCTCGCGTGGGGGGTCTCGCTGGAGCGGGCGGCGCAGGTGGGCTGCATGCTGGCGACTCTCGTCATCGAGACCGTGGGTACGCAGGAGTACCAGCTGCGCCGTGGGCACTTCATGGAGCGGTTCACGAAGGCCTATGGCGATGAGGCTGCGGCCGAGGTCAAGGGGTATCTGAGCTGA